The sequence GTTCTATTattctatactttaaattttatttttagttaaattattatttttaattataaattgtgttttgatagttaaattcaatatatattacagtatttgattaatatttaaatataaaaaaaagtcccACTTAAAATTTTTGCCTAAAGCTCCTAAAGTTGTTGAGTTGGCACTGCCTTGTTGGATTTTTCCAATGAGTGACTGAAACTATAGATGAAGGTGGTATGTGATGCTTCTTGGACATAATCATCCAGTGCTCGTGGAATTTTCTTTGAAACGATCTTTCCAGCTCTTCACCTGTTGGCTTAATTAATTTCTTCATGGACTGCTTTGTTCCTCAATGCTCGGTGTGAAGGGTTACTAAATGCGGAaagaaataaatgcatttatttgtGAGCTTTACTTTATTACTTTTCCCACCAATTTTGATGACCATTCCGGTACTTACCATTTTTCCTACGTTACTTGCGGCACTTGGATATAGGTCGAAATTAATGTCTTATCTTACTTTATGTTAATAGATATTAAATATGAATGccttttcttctcaaaaaaaaaaaaaaaaaaaagttaatgcctttattttgttcttaaactaCTCATAATTATATTTGTCGAAAAATACTCATAATTACATTTGTAGGGGTGAAATTCCCAAAGTCAACAATGGGCCTGGGGCCCCACACGAAGCCCAACCATAACCCAAAGAGGAACAGGGGCCCAAAAGACTTCTGGCCCAATCTTGTGGAGCCCAGTTTGTTTTaaaagacgtccgaggaggaatgtctcctcggacacaCAAATATGGGCCCAACGTGCGTCCCCTCCACAGTGAAGAACCATCCCAGAAGAACGTGGGTAGTAGGATGAGCCTCACACAgcaggaaagagagaaatgtaAGACGTCAGGGAGAAGCCataactgccgcattaaatgcaagaaaactacttttttagccgcattaatgtggaaaagacaggcgaacagtattacattggccagtgcaactcacagaaagataaggaagATGACCGATGGGACAGGCATTCAAATGAAGatccagatggttaacaagtgtaaggtccttatcaatttaaggaggctatataagagagggaaatccccatgaagaggggatcggagaattgaggaaaaagagagagagagagagaggtgaaagAATTCTGTAGTCTGTAACCAGAGCAAGAGGTGCACTTATATGTCTCCTCGGATCGACATCCTGTGAactaaaatggaatattttcaCGTTCAATATGCTGCATGGCATACATCTAACTGACGTTCACTTCGTCTAACCCTAGTTCcgtaacccgctctctacaaattcattgtctggggacttttgggccagaaccacttacttgttgggcctgggccccaaaaaccgcccctacaacatttaatttttctaaattagTACTTATTGAATTTCCTTTCCATTCTTACAATTATGCCATGTGCACAGTAGACTTTTTCTAAATGagttatttcattttctttcctaaaattatactacaaagataaaattaatatgttacttaaaatttgttgtaaaaatattattaacataatatttctttttgttaattattgagaaatgttatgttcacaCTATTGATAACACACATTCATGAACCAATCATGATTCATGACATTTGTCAACTTttgatcttctctctctctctctcactcatcgGTATGTAAACGActattattcttaatttttaaaactgaGTGTTTGATTGGTTAAacttggtggattttttttaattatttatttttttttattttttttttactttatgacATTCGCTCATAATCAGGGACGAACCCAGGTGGGGcccagcccccccccccccggtccataatttttatttttattttttatagttattatatatttcatttttatagtTGGACCCCCTTCCAAAACCTTAGGCCCTCTTTCTTCTCAATAAGCCTAGCTAACCTCACCcaaatagcaactatccaaacccaaaaacttaacaaaaacaataaaaacattcacaatggtgattgtattttagcaaaaaaaaaacctattttatcaccaaagaaccaaaaaatcatgtgttattggagaagataaagctaaatttttttgcaattacagtaaactggtataaataccagttgactgtagcaagttgttaaaaataaaatacaatattttattaagattatattttccttcaattaaaaaactcagattctttcttcctttattattttaatgagttgtttatattattttaaatgaagtaataaaaaaaattgaacatttgatattgggtatattgtaaagtgaggtattaaaatagataaagtagttttttaagatactaaaagctaaaatttttagtaccaccactgtgaatgctctaatttcaaaaaaaaaaaaaaaaaaattcatagctagcctagtattaaaaaaaaaaaaatttgtttttgtttttgtctttgttggtaaatCTTTGCATCTtaaagtatttaaaaataacaattttgtgtatttataattttttaatattatatggatgcctttttttttttttttttttttcccggcCCTCGCTAGCTTAAAATCCTGGGTCTGTCCCTACTCATAatgtttactttttattatcagaacaacacatcaattggtttttggtataagTGAGGATTAaacttcaaatatattattcgacaataaatttttttactaattgagctaactgaaactcaCAAACTTGATAAATTTGGATTCTCTTTGTCAGGCATATTTTATGtcttttgtgttttaatttttggattacGTTGTTTGCTTCTACTTCACTACAtactcctctctttcttttttattttgtaggtaAAAAAACTACTTCAAGTTCAAACCTTAATATATATACGTTCTCACTCGAACAGATACACTacctcttttcctttctctctagCCAACATCTTAGTTACAATCTGTTATGCAATCTTACTTTTAGAGCCAAACATGAATAATCTAAAAACCAAAAGGACAATATACTGTTgcatactgaaaaaaaaaaaaaaaaaaaaaaaaaaaaaaaaaaaaaaaaaaaaaccaaacacagTTTTTTTATTCAGATCAGGTGTGAGTTACCAATGGAGGTAAGCAAAGTTAATTTGATGTATAACCTTGTTACAGTTTACTGTTCAATATGGTGTTGTCACTgctattttggtcctttttagtttttactttttaccatCAACgtgtttaaaaaagaaaaacaaaaaagatatgCTTTACATAAGGCAAAAAGGAAAAGTTGCATTAATGCATGACTTATAGTTTATTTACTCTAATAAATGATAGAGagattatgtatttttttttgtgtttagagATTGACCGGTTAAATAAGTATTGGGTCTAGCAAACACAAATGGACAGCTAGGGTTTTGTGGGTGCAATATCTCGAAAAAGAAAACTGTGGGTATTGTAAAATGACTTCCCTATAAGTCCTCTTTCGTCCTatctttgaataaaaattttgtgactTAGATCCGGTGCAATAGGCATGCAATAATATTTTGAgattgaaacttaaaaagtttacttttaatctcagccattaaacttttaacctttttttttttttacactttttcactttttaacttCTCTCTTCTTACACTGTTACACATTAAAAGGTAAATGCACTAGTTAATGCACAAGACAAATTGGTCTCACCTTGAGTGTTCCATTGTATGCTCCACAAATTATACTaacttgtttaatttttttccctaatttaaACCTTATTaattaaaggggaaaaaaaaacatgtgacAAGCTATTATTACTTTATTAGTGAAACATAAAATGGAATcttgaacaaaatattttcattccTTGTCCCTTATCTCTCCTTCaaattgtgtttgtttttcccATCTTCCTTAACCCTTATCCGAATAACTTTATTTAGCTTCTAATCCATTTATAGATAAGATTTCAATTCAAGAACTCCATCATCGAACAGTTATCCTAAGCACTCAAATTGTAATCTGTTATCCCTTAATTAAAAACCCATTGACCTGCACAGGCAGGCTTCAATTTAAGATATTACAGCCTTAATTTGTCAAACACACAGTTcaattattatcttaaatctAAAAGGATGTATCTGTTCCAATTTAATCAATCTTTTAATAGTAATAAAGTTGTTTCTGAAAACTATCACGCCAAATCTATTTTTAAACCTGCATGAAATCACATTCACTACCACTGGCATCCCTAGCCATCTTATAAAAACCTTCACATTCTCGCTCACCACCAACTACGTCTCACAAGTCTTACATTGTCCTTTgtcacacagagagagagagagagagagagagagagagagagagagagagagagagtttaattTGTCAGCATGGGTGAGAACATGTCAACTAAAGGGAAGCCAATTAGATGCAAAGGTAACTCTTTGGGAattccttgaatttttttttttgcatgataTGAATTGTGCTTCCTGAACTTTCTTGTAAGTGTGTGAAAATGATTTGTTAACGTTCAATATGTTTACTATATAGCTGCTGTTAGTCGCGCACCAAATGAGCCACTAGTGATGGAGGAGATCATGGTGGCACCGCCAATGCCTCGTGAGGTTCGGATTAAAGTCATATGCAGCTCCCTATGTCACACCGATATCGGTTTATGGGTTTTGAAGGTTGTTATTTCAAAccatatatattctttaaactttTACTTTCATGAGCTTAATAAATTCTTGAAAATTTGTTGACACTTAacgcttttctttttttggtttgaaggATTTGCCTGGAATATATCCAAGAGTTTTAGGTCACGAAGCTATTGGGTTAGTTTTACATTAGTTCTATGATATGCAATATTTTGGGGTTTGTTGCAATGATTTCAAACccaatttcttttatgtgttgTAGGGTCGTGGAAAGTGTTGGGGAGGGTGTTCATGAAGTAGCTGTAGGAGACACTGTCATCCCTACATTCGTCTCGGATTGTGGTGAATGTGATGGTTGCAGATCACAGAAGAGCAACATTTGTACAAAATTGCCTTTCAAAATAACACCTTATATGCCTAGATATGATCAGGGCACCAGATTCACTAGCTTGAATGGAGAGACTATATATCACACTTTGTGTGTGTCCAGTTTTTCGGAGTACACAGTGGTAGATGTTGCCCATGTAACAAAAGTTGACCCCTCAATCTCCCCAAGTAGGGCATGCCTCCTCAGCTGTGGAATATCAACAGGTAATTTTGCAAGGATTAATTTCCTTTAATTACTATTTGGAACTCGAGCAAATTAAACAGCTATAGCTAGGGGAGAGGTACTTTATTGAGATTGAGTTATTGTTAAATCCAACAGTTTAACAATTAAATACATGCATCATGCAGTTTAACAAATACATGCATCATGCATGAGCCTATTAGGTCATATAGtagaaatatttaatttgaactaTGAAATAATTCCATTTCATATAGAAACAATTCCTCccatttttcttagtttttgttGATAAATGGATTCACactatattctatatatatcttttttaaattatagtaaTCAGGGGCGGAGCTtagggtggggggggggggggacttgGCCCCCCAACTATTTGAGTTGGTCTAataatgttcttaaaaaaaattgtctaatttgtctagtagttatagagaatgtattgtttctcaaattcattttttatggtaaaatgtgttttcgtattttttaaagttttggatTATTTCTGTCTGTGAACACTTCattaattcaattgaaatttttttactcacaacGGTAGATAATTTGGTAacttatattgaaaatgaaaattgtaaggATTTTACTATGGAAGATGGTGAAAGATTAATTTAATTCTATGaaacatttaattttaaggaTTCATTATAAATGATActaattttttgtgtatgtgtatagatacatgtgtttgtgtatgtgtataaAAGTTTGTATAGACTAATAAATTAGCAATATAACTCGGCccctccaaacaaaaatttctggcATTATTAGACTTCGAAAGGACATTGATGTGGTTTTATCTCATTGATAACTTGGGTTTTCAGGGGTTGGTGCTGCTTGGAAAATCGCAAATGTGGAAGAAGGATCAACTGTTGTTATATTTGGGTTGGGGTCCATTGGAATAGCTGTATGAATTTGCAGACTTATTATAAGCATAGTTTTCCTCACATTCATCTTTGATACTTTACAGAAACTCATATATAATTAGGTTTTCTAGGTTGCAGAAGGAGCTAGACTCCGTGGCGCTGCTAGAATTATTGGTGTGGATcttaactcaaaaaaatttgaaatgggTAAGAAAATTATCTCTGCGGATCACCTGTCTTTTTGGGCCATATGAAACTCTGAAAATGTCTTGATGAAATAAGATAACAAACGCCACCCctttctaaaatataaaattatctcTGCCGATCACCTAGTATTTGTTTACATTTTTGCTAAGTAATGTTATAGTTTATAAagtattttataacatttttatagaTTATTGATCTAACTAATTCTCACTAGTTTTCAAGTCtactactaatgttatttttttacttaccgaTAATCATTCACTGCATcagtaattttaaataataataaaaaattgtatctttatcaatttcattttttttgccatttttatGTACTTAGTGAGTgttttgtaagaaaatattagagttaaatactattttataatattttttacaaactaaCAAAAATGTGACAATTTATAATTGGTGGAACACATTATTGACCACTTTAAATAGATTAGAAGATTTTATTCCGTTTTATATGCTATGATCAATAcaaaggtctttttttttttttcttttttttttttgcaagtcagTTTATAGTCATAACTCATAATGATCACTAACCGTTCATTAAATATGGAAGTGTACGTGgagaatatttttttcataatgaaACTATTAACTATACGAGTAAGCTTTGCATTGGGTCAATATGAAGatgttttttgttgttaaatCAGGGAAAATGTTCGGAGTCACAGACTTCGTCAATGGAGGAGAGTGTGGAGACAAATCTGTGAGCCAGGTCTTTTTCTTAACCTACACAATGATTGTTTAATTAATGGGTCTGTTATTATTTAATTGTATACTTCTATCTACTCGTAATATTGAGATCATGAACTCTTACTAACCTAGGAGTGAATACGCTTATCGGTGGCTTCAACTTGTGCCTCTATTAAGCACAAGAATTGTCTCTGTTATGTATCATGTAAGTTCTTTCACAGATTACTCCAGGGCTTGGTAGTCGTCCGTGATTGATTTCGCGTCTTTTACAACAGAAAGAACCTTTTTTGGTTGGGGTAGGCAGTGCCAGTTCCAAAAGTCCAAGTCCAAGCCAGGGAGTTCAcgtttgcacccaaaaaaaaaacatttatacttgctaaaaataaattatgtacattattttttaaaaaataactgacATGTTTTGTTTagcctaaaaaagaaaaaatagtttctcaaaaaaaaaaaaaaaaaaaaaaaaaaaaaaaaaacaccatcaCTCGAGAACCTAAAATTTTGggttcaacaaaaacaaatcccCAACATAATTCTTAACCTTTTAAacccaacaagaaaaaaaaaatccccaaagaACAACAGTTAAAATAGACAAACATGAAACAACGACAAATGAACAATATAGTCAacaaaaaacccattaaaaaaaatgcttatcatctcattcaattcatttcataaaaaaaatctataattttatttttccttgaaaaaattgtattaagaGAGATACTGTGactatgagtttttttttgtggtgCTGACAGTTATGCTCTCCTCAACTTTACACTCGTAGTGACTCAGCTCTCTTTCATAGCTCAACTCATAGTCGCACgttgctttctctctctctctctctctctctctctctcaatttttctcttctctatcGTCATTCAAACTCTCTTATATTATTACTCTCATCTTAGtattcttaattattattttatctctcATCCGtcttttttgcattttcattttgttagtagaaagaaattgcaaaatttcatatatttgtattcttctttttgtgaagttgatatattcaagttttatttttattagagtttttataatttaagtttcttaaagactactttaaaaaaaaaaattcgagaaCCCCAGTGGGGTTGGGACTAGCTAGGGATGGGGTTGGCAAATTATCGCATGATAATTAATGGTGAAAAGGAATAGATTTTGAAATTGTGAAGTCTTTACTGCTGCTGATGGGTGTAAATCAGCAAATGCTTagctctttttattttaaattattttttttaatatgttgcTGTTTCTGTCTCCCTCATTTTGCAGGTGATCAATGAGATGACTGGTGGGGGTGCAGACTATTGCTTTGAATGCATTGGATTGCCATCGATGGTGCATGAAGCATATTCCTGTTGCAgaaatgtctctctctctctctctctcacacacacacacacaagcatGGCATACGATATGATCTTTTACTGAATTTCTTTTCAATGCTACCCACTGCATTCTAGAGATCTTGTGTGGTCCGATTGCTTTATGACTTAATTTATGGCAGAGACATAGTACGTGTATCAAATCTGAGCCCAGCATCACACCTCTCAAATCTATATTTATATGAACTGAGACAGCTGATCTACTTGTGAGAAAAATAATTCATGAATTGATGATCAAATGGGTTCAAGCTTGTGAACTTTTCACACTTTGAGAGTTTAACGATTTATTGTTAAAAGGGAAGGGAAATTGGTTATTTCAATGCAATAAGGTTAgagatataaactattttacaaatttttttataaactgttgatATAGTAAGTAATTATTGGTAATtgtaaaagtaatattaatggtAAGCttaaatgaaaactaataagaggTTGGTCAcattaacattttgtaaaataatttgtgtctatagcattactcatttCAATATACTAGTCTAGAAATTTCCCAAATTAACATTAGCACAAGTTTGTGATTCCaattaaatttacattatttGAAGAGGATattcaagaaaaattatatGCAGCTATTTTGTTGATTGATGACAGTGTATAATTGTTTATTGTGCCACAAACCCCTTGTTCTATTATTCACTACAAAATACTCATAAATTAATGTGACAATAATTATGATTGATGACagattaataatataatataaataaagaataacattgggtatattacaaattttcttACACAAGGTTTACAATTTGATTGTTCATCAATCATATTCATTGTTATATcttattgtaaatattttgtagtaataactaaattatttagttactttttttatttattttatattatcttaaaaatttgacacaaaatATCTAGTATTCCTAACATCACTCTTAACACTAATTACATTATTCCCCCTCAACATGTGGAAAATTTTGTGCctctaaacttatttttttggtacATATAATTATTCTTGTTGCTTGAACTAAATacaatcatttttgttttctatttacCTTCAGGGTTGGGGAAAAACTGTAATAATAGGAGTGGCCAAACCAGGATCAGAATTGGGCCTTAAGTATCACGATATCCTTGATTGCGGG is a genomic window of Quercus lobata isolate SW786 chromosome 2, ValleyOak3.0 Primary Assembly, whole genome shotgun sequence containing:
- the LOC115974597 gene encoding alcohol dehydrogenase-like 7, producing the protein MGENMSTKGKPIRCKAAVSRAPNEPLVMEEIMVAPPMPREVRIKVICSSLCHTDIGLWVLKDLPGIYPRVLGHEAIGVVESVGEGVHEVAVGDTVIPTFVSDCGECDGCRSQKSNICTKLPFKITPYMPRYDQGTRFTSLNGETIYHTLCVSSFSEYTVVDVAHVTKVDPSISPSRACLLSCGISTGVGAAWKIANVEEGSTVVIFGLGSIGIAVAEGARLRGAARIIGVDLNSKKFEMGKMFGVTDFVNGGECGDKSVSQVINEMTGGGADYCFECIGLPSMVHEAYSCCRNGWGKTVIIGVAKPGSELGLKYHDILDCGGKSIMGCIFGGVKAKTDIPILLQRYLNKELRLDQFVTHEIQFDDINKAFDLLLTGESLRCVIWMDK